A segment of the Candidatus Neomarinimicrobiota bacterium genome:
CGCTTTTCAAACATCTCCCTACGACCAGATCACTCGCGTCCTTAGCAAAGCATCCTTCTTTTATTACAAATCAAGGAGTAGACGGCGGATTGTCAAGTCCGTGCACACGGGACTTGCGCTCCCCTTCTTGTATCAACATTTTAGACCTCAAGTTCTTCTGGTGTTCCGCCACCCTGCAAACGTGGTATCCAGCTGTCTTCAACTGGGACTGTACGACGCCAACAGGGAGATTTTCAGGCAGACTGCTCTGGCGGAGGATTTTCTGGAGCCTTACATGGAGAAAATTGAAAGACTCAAGGATCCGGTTGCGTTAATGAGTCTGCAGGTATCCATCTTTTACTACATTTGGGAACAGCAACTGAAAGAGAATCCCAAATGGTTGTCTGTGACGCATGAATCGCTTTGCAATGAACCTGAAGGCTCGTTTCGCACATTGTATGAGGAACTTGGCTTGGAGTGGAGAAGAGAGGTGGGTGAATTCCTTCTGACCCACGATACGGATGGAATCGGTTACGAAATAAGGCGGAAAGCGGCCGGTCAAATCGACAAATGGAGGCAGAAACTGACACCCGACCAAGTGGAATCCGTTCAGAAGGGATACGGCATCCTCCCGGTGAGGCATTACCATGAATTCTCCACCAACCGCTGACCGAATCAAGGAAAGTGGCTGACATCGGATAGAGCTACCATCATACACGATTATGTCCGAAAAAGACCGAATCACAAAACGCATTTTCATCGTTGGGGCCGCCAGATCTGGCACTACCCTTGTGCAGAGTCTTTTTGCCTCCCACCCTGATCTCTGTTCATTTCCTGAAACCCACTTTTTCAGAGCGACAGTGCCCAAGATATCGTGGATGCGTCCGCTTAAGAAATACGGTTCAGGAGAAAGAAGGATCATGGGTGAATTATTGAACAGGGCTGGAGACGGAAGTTTATTGCATCTGCTTCCTCAATCAACCTGGTCCACTGAAAGGTGGTCAGCTGCCATCATACGGATTCTGGACGAGCATTGCCTCAAGCGGGATTATTCAGCGTGGGTGGAAAAAACTCCCATGCATCTCTACTACATCCACCTCATTAGTTCGGTCAGTCCCGACAGCCGTTTCATTCACGTCATTCGCAATGGCCAGGATGTGGTCGCGTCTCTCTACGAGGCGAGTCACAAGCATCCAGAGTACTTTGGAGGAGCCCGATCTGTGAACCGATGCATCAGACGATGGAAGCATGACGTGTCAATATCCAGGAGGTTCGTTGACTCTGATAATCACGTCCATGTCATGTACGAAAACATCGTGGTAGATCCGGAGAGGGAACTCAAACATATTTGTGATGCGATCGGGATCGCCTTTAGCAAGAAAATGCTGAGTTACGAGACAGAGGCGGCCACACTTCGATTACCAGAGGAAACCTGGAAAGTCAGGAATAGTGAACCTATTCGTAAAACTCGAAAGTTCGAAACGCTATTCTCGCAGGAGAGGCAGGATTACATCCTGAGGAAGATGAGAAACATAGACCTGAAAGCCTTCCAGTTACAGAATAGCACTCCCCAAAAGCGTGAGTAAGTTCTGTCGCTTTTCTTCCCATTCTCTTATCTTGTTCTTCTTTTTCGCAGCGGCCAGGACAGTATATTTGTCAACAGACTCCGCTACCTCAACGATTGCCTTGTAGATCGCGTCCGGGGTGCTTCGGGCGTAGACCACCGAATCAGAGAAATAGCGGCGGATCGTATCCGTTTCCGAGACAAC
Coding sequences within it:
- a CDS encoding sulfotransferase, encoding MVVGVPRSGTTWTARVLSEAHQTSLLHEPDNEKINVLAFRWKHGYHRMPYIREAEMEPVYAGFWRHILDYDFLPSATVLNKSLLRGFNLNSTRLENYVRDKCRQANNSQPHAFQTSPYDQITRVLSKASFFYYKSRSRRRIVKSVHTGLALPFLYQHFRPQVLLVFRHPANVVSSCLQLGLYDANREIFRQTALAEDFLEPYMEKIERLKDPVALMSLQVSIFYYIWEQQLKENPKWLSVTHESLCNEPEGSFRTLYEELGLEWRREVGEFLLTHDTDGIGYEIRRKAAGQIDKWRQKLTPDQVESVQKGYGILPVRHYHEFSTNR
- a CDS encoding sulfotransferase, with the protein product MSEKDRITKRIFIVGAARSGTTLVQSLFASHPDLCSFPETHFFRATVPKISWMRPLKKYGSGERRIMGELLNRAGDGSLLHLLPQSTWSTERWSAAIIRILDEHCLKRDYSAWVEKTPMHLYYIHLISSVSPDSRFIHVIRNGQDVVASLYEASHKHPEYFGGARSVNRCIRRWKHDVSISRRFVDSDNHVHVMYENIVVDPERELKHICDAIGIAFSKKMLSYETEAATLRLPEETWKVRNSEPIRKTRKFETLFSQERQDYILRKMRNIDLKAFQLQNSTPQKRE